Proteins from a genomic interval of Numenius arquata chromosome 18, bNumArq3.hap1.1, whole genome shotgun sequence:
- the RAD51C gene encoding DNA repair protein RAD51 homolog 3: MQREVGSLPLAPALRAKLVTAGFQTAEELLETGPCGLSKEIGISKEEALEALQVVRQECHGDAARAAGATRKCTALELLEEEQAQGCIITFCSALDNILGGGVQLTKITEICGAPGVGKTQLCMQLAVDVQIPECFGGVAGEAVFIDTEGSFMVDRVADIAAACVQHCQLIAEAHQEEDHLKALETFSLESILSHIYYFRCRDYVELLAQVYLLPDFLSEHSKVRLVVVDGIAFPFRHDFEDLSLRTRLLNGLAQQLIIIANDHKSAVVLTNQMTTRIGQSQSTLVPALGESWGHAATVRLIFHWDNSQRLATLYKSPSQKESTIPYHITSHGFRDVQPPAVTQNAEDTEMNPRKRPRREEEK, from the exons ATGCAGCGGGAGGTGGGCAGCCTGCCGCTGGCCCCCGCCCTGCGGGCGAAGCTCGTCACCGCCGGCTTCCAGACGgcggaggagctgctggagaccGGCCCCTGCGGGCTGAGCAAAG AAATTGGAATCTCCAAAGAAGAAGCACTGGAAGCATTACAGGTTGTGAGGCAGGAATGTCACGGGGATGCAGCAAGGGCTGCTGGGGCCACCAGAAAGTGCACAGCACTGGAACTTCTGGAAGAGGAGCAAGCCCAGGGCTGCATCATCACCTTTTGTTCGGCACTAGACAATATTCTGGGAGGTGGTGTGCAGCTAACAAAAATCACCGAGATCTGTGGAGCGCCCGGCGTTGGGAAAACACAGctgtg TATGCAGTTGGCAGTCGACGTACAGATCCCAGAATGCTTTGGGGGCGTAGCTGGAGAAGCCGTGTTCATTGACACTGAAGGGAGTTTTATGGTAGACAGAGTAGCGGATATTGCAGCCGCCTGTGTGCAGCATTGCCAGCTTATTGCTGAAGCTCATCAAGAAGAAG ATCATCTAAAAGCTTTGGAGACTTTCTCGCTTGAAAGTATCCTTTCTCATATATATTACTTCCGTTGCCGTGACTACGTAGAGCTCCTTGCACAGGTCTACCTCCTCCCAGACTTTCTTTCGGAGCATTCAAAG gTCCGACTGGTGGTAGTTGATGGAATTGCATTTCCTTTTCGCCATGACTTTGAGGACCTCTCCCTTCGGACACGACTTTTGAATGGTCTGGCACAGCAGCTAATCATCATAGCAAATGATCATAAATCAGCG GTAGTTCTGACAAACCAAATGACAACAAGGATTGGACAAAGCCAATCCACATTGGTACCTGCTTTGG GAGAAAGCTGGGGCCATGCTGCTACTGTCCGTTTGATCTTTCACTGGGACAACAGTCAGAG GTTGGCAACGTTGTACAAATCACCGAGTCAGAAGGAGTCAACCATACCCTATCACATCACA TCTCATGGCTTCCGAGATGTGCAGCCTCCAGCCGTCACTCAAAATGCAGAAGATACTGAAATGAACCCTCGCAAGCGGCCacggagagaagaggaaaagtaa